The region ATTAAATTAGAAGCAGTTGTATTTAAACTTTCAGTTGTTTGACTTAACGCGTATCTCACGACAATTGGGTAAAAATTGGCTACACAAAAAGCAAATATTAAAATGCTAAATAAAATTAAATATGGATTATAAATAATTATAGATATAAACAATATTACGCAACCAAAAATACCCATATAAATACCAACAAATTTTTGGTTTGTTAGCTCTATTAACTTTGCACCCAATAACCTTCCTATAGATACTCCAGCACCCCAAGCTGTTATGGCCAAACTAGCGACTAAAGCAGTAGTTTTTAAATCCCTAGCAAACCAAAGTGCTGCCCAATCACCGATGATTCCTGATGTAGCAAAGAAAATAAATCCATAGAGGCCAAAGAGGAGTATTTTCTTCTCTGGGAATCTAAATTGTTCTGCTTTTTCAAAGGTTTCCAATTTATTGGGTAGGCCATATTTGAAAATTAAAAAAATACCAATCAGCGCAACAATCGATAATGAAGAAAGTGCGTAAGGTGGATGAACATTACTATATTGAAACAAACCAGAACTCAGTGCGCCAAACAAAAAACCTATACTTACAAAAGCTAAAAAAAGTGGTTGTAGTATTCTTTTTGTTTTTAATTCCACTAAAGCCGTTATTGCAGTACCTGTGGGCATAATCATTCCCATACCAATACCCTGTGGAATAAATGATAGAACGAATGAATAAGTATCATTTGCTAATCCAATAAAAATTGGTGCTGTTGATATTATTAACATTCCTAAAGCTAATGTTTTCTTGGACCCAAGCCTTGGGATGATAACTCTTCCTGATATTTGACTTACAGTAATTTGAATAACAGCAAAAACCATGAATAAAAAACCGAGTGTAGTATCGGGAAGCTCTAAATTGTTTGCTAACCATGGTAGGAAAGCAACAACATTTCCCCAAATAAACAAAGGTATAAAAAGTGAAATGCACGCTGATACGAATGCATTGTTATATGCCCTTGTTTCCATTATCCTCCAAGTACCACTCGTCACCGGGGTCAGATACTGAAGTCCAGCTAACCAAATCTTCAGTAATATGTTCGCGGATGTAGCTCCAGCCCTCTTGTGCTTCAATATCAATTGACCATATTAAATCGGTAGAGTCTAACCCACCAAAAACATAATCGGATCATTAATGCGCGTAAGAACCAGGTTGCCCTTAAGGTGCCGTACAATAAAGGTATTAATCTAAGGGGGGACCTCATGCTCAAAGAAACTTTGGGTGATTACCAGAACGATGGTTACACCGTTGTTCGTCAAGCGATCCCACAAGTTGAAATGGAACCCTTCCTGAACTTAATTCGTGAAAAAGTTGATACTTACGCCCGCGCTCTCATGGCTGCCGGCAAAATCAGTAATCTCTACGAAGACCTACCATTTCAAGACCGCCTAGCAGCTATACATGATAGTAAGGAACTCGGTAGCCTCCAAGAATGGCAATTACCACCAATCGGGCCAGAATTAAAAACCTTAATGGAACACCCAGGGATCCTTAATGCACTCGAGTCACAGTTGGGTCCTCACATCACCTGCAACGGTGATCACATGCTTCGCATTAACCTACCTAATAGCGACAAAACACCATTCAGGTTTCATCAAGATAGTCAATACTACGGGCAAGAAACACGACANGCGCACATAGTTACAGTCTGGCTTCCCCTAGTAAACGTCAATGAGGTTAACAGCTGCCTATACGTAATACCCGGGAGTCACCGTTGGGATTTAATCGATAGCGCTCGGGACGAAAACGGACGAATGCGTTCATTCGAGGATGTAGAAGCACGAGGTGAACCCGTGCCAGTACCAATGAACGTTGGTGACATCATGATGTTCACAAACATGACTTTCCACGGCAGTAAAATTAACAAAAGTAATTCCGTCCGAATTAGCATCGACTTTCGTTACGCTCGGACGCCCGGAACTTACAAAGCTAACAAGGAAGTGCAAGCTAGCGAGGCTTTCATGGCTGAAAAAGTAAGGCGTAACAAACGTATAGCCCCCATGGTGGTACGTGGAGACAACCCAGCCATTAAGAAAGGGAACACTAATGCCAACTGATCGACCCCCCAACATTATTTTCGTCCTCTGCGATGACCTTGGTTACGGTGACCTGTCGTGCTACGGCAGTCCAACAATCGATACTCCCGAACTTGATGCCCTAGCTAATGAAGGTCAACGTTGGACTAATTGTTACGCTTCAAGCCCCATATGCCACCCAAGTCGCGCTGGACTCATGACCGGCCGGTACCCCGGTCGTCCTGACTTCCGTGAAGTCGACACAATGGCCGACATGCTTAAAAGAGCTGATTATCACACTGCCCTGATCGGCAAATGGCACTTGGGTATGGAAGAAGGCTTGCACCCAAACGATCGCGGTTTTGATTACTACTACGGTACTCCCTCAAGTAACGACCATTTTCCAATTGGTGATTTCGAGTACGAGAATTACAAAAGCTTCCAACACGCAAATTACGTTGCCGGAGAGGCAGATACCTTCGATGTACCAATCTACCGACAGCGCGACCTTGTCGAACGTCCCGCCCGGCAGACTCAATTCACGCAACGTTACACCCGAGAGACTAACGAGTTCATAAATGCCCACTCGGATGAATCGTTCTTCATTTACCTAGCGCACAACATGCCTCACGTACCACTCTGGCCTTCTGAAGAATTCCGCGGAAAGAGTCGCGGAGGAATTTATGGTGACGTGGTTGAAGAGATCGACTGGTCCATCGGAGAAATTGTTCGTAACCTCAAACAACAAGGAATACTCGAGAACACTCTCATTGTTTTTACGAGCGATAATGGTCCTTGGAAAAGCTATCACGAATTAGGAGGAAGCGCAGGGCCACTCCGAGGTGAAAAAGGCACATGCTGGGATGGAGGAGGTCGAGTACCATGCGTAATTTCCTGGCCCGGAACCATACCCTCAGGAAGAGTGGATGACTTAGCAGCCCACATTGATTTCTTCGCTACCTTCGCGTCATTAACAGGCCAAGAACTTCCAACTGACGTCATCATGGATTCGATCGATATTCTGCCCACCATTAAGGAAGGGAAACGCAGCGAACGAGAAGCATTCTTCTTCTTCGATGGTTGGCGAGACCAGAATTTATGGGCAGTAAGAGATCGAGAATTCAAACTGCATATGCACTCCGCTCCAACAATGTTCTCAAAGGCTGAATCGCACTTAGATCGCCCGTTACTTTACGACATGACAAACGACGTTGGGGAGTCACACGATGTGTATGCTGCGCATCCGGAACGCGTTGAAAAACTAATGAATCTCTTCCGAGATATGGACGAGGAAATACCGTACAATTGGTGGCAAGCTAATCAAGTAAAAACGTAACCGAAGGGGGCGACCTATGTTGATTAACAACAACCAGTCGGAAAAACCCCTCACCTCCGAGCAGATTGCTTTTTTCAAGGACAATGGTTACTTATTGCTCCCAGGAGCACTCGATGTTGACCTCTGCACTTGGGCGCGAGATCGCCTTTGGGAAGCATTACCAACCGACTGTTCATTAAGACGCCATGAACCCCAAACTCACGTGGGTCCATTCTCAACGGCCGACATAAATAAAGATCTTGAGCATCGGCGTGAAGGCTTCAAGTGGCAGTTACGCTCGATCCGCACGGACCCCAAATTCATCCAGCTCATTTACTCCCCTAAACTCTGCGCTGTAGCTGAACAACTACTCGGCAAAAACAAAGTAAGGCAACCTGTAGTTGGGGAACTACCAGGAGTTAGAGGTATTTACTGCACCCTTCCATACGGCGACCAAGCCAGGGAACCAGATGAAGCGCACACTGATGCGCACCCGTTTCATTTCGGAGCTGTTGGCCTAATTCACGACGTACCCCCCGACGGAGGTGCTTTCAAGGTGTGGCCTAAATCCCACAAGAGGTTGTACCCGACTTTCTGGATGCAATACGACCAGGCTCGGGTGCCAAGTTACGAGCATTTACCCAGCTTACGAGGAATAACTAACCCACCCGAATACCATGCTGAACTTGCGCGTATAGAAAAAGATACGGAACCCGTCGAATGTTGGGGTAAAGCCGGTGACGTAGTGTTATGGCACCACCGTTTAGCTCACATGGCAAGCCACAATTACTCGGGAGTCATACGCCAAGCTGTCCTGGGAGATTTCGCTCGAAATGACTTGGATCAAACCCGTTTAGACCCACCACAACCCAACATGTGGCGTGACTGGTCGGACGAACTGAAGGAATCCAACGGCGGTTATTGCCATGAACTAGCTAGTACACAAAGGTTGAGTACTTAGGGAACACAGGACTATCTCAAGAGGAGGAGAGCAACCATGGATAACAAGCGGTACAAAGCTGCGGTAATTGGACTGGGTAGGATTGCAGACACCATTGATGATGAAGTAGTAGGGAGTGGTTGGTTAGAACCCTTCAGTCATATGGGTAGTTATTGCGAAGTTCCCGAAGTAGAAGTCGTCGGCGCGGCCGACACGTTCCCTGAGCAGAGGAAGACTTTCGGTGAACGATGGGGTCTTTCTGAATCNAAGCTTTACGAGGATTACAGGGAAATGCTGATAAACGCAAAGCCTGACATGGTTAGCGTCTGTACACACGTTGGCCCGAGAGCCAAAATAGCTCTCGATATCGTCCAGATGGTGCGAGAGGGAAAAACTAGCGTGAAGTGCATTTGGGTGGAAAAACCCATGACCGAATCGCTCGAAGAAGCAGACGAGCTAGTAAAAGCGTGTGATGAGGTAGGAGTAATCCTGATGCTTAACGCCATGAGAGCTTCAGACGTGTACTATCGGCGGGCTC is a window of Trueperaceae bacterium DNA encoding:
- a CDS encoding arylsulfatase codes for the protein MPTDRPPNIIFVLCDDLGYGDLSCYGSPTIDTPELDALANEGQRWTNCYASSPICHPSRAGLMTGRYPGRPDFREVDTMADMLKRADYHTALIGKWHLGMEEGLHPNDRGFDYYYGTPSSNDHFPIGDFEYENYKSFQHANYVAGEADTFDVPIYRQRDLVERPARQTQFTQRYTRETNEFINAHSDESFFIYLAHNMPHVPLWPSEEFRGKSRGGIYGDVVEEIDWSIGEIVRNLKQQGILENTLIVFTSDNGPWKSYHELGGSAGPLRGEKGTCWDGGGRVPCVISWPGTIPSGRVDDLAAHIDFFATFASLTGQELPTDVIMDSIDILPTIKEGKRSEREAFFFFDGWRDQNLWAVRDREFKLHMHSAPTMFSKAESHLDRPLLYDMTNDVGESHDVYAAHPERVEKLMNLFRDMDEEIPYNWWQANQVKT